The genomic window tttcttatttgtatattcaaaaatatttaaagaatatcataacattatttaatgcagttgtaatttttcagtgtaaattatttaatttgattcataacagtcctgctttatttttcttattgaatttattgatcaaatgtaaaaaaaaaagaaataaataaaagatgaagcatgtaataagattaggggaaaaaatgccctTGGGGTAAATATCAATaccctgtattttgtattgatatGCTCTCCTTTAGGCCTACAGAAAGACTTTGTTATCAGATGTAGCTTTGCACACTGCCAACATCTAGAATGATTTTGATCTGCATTTTAGTGTTCATAGCAGAGGGCTCTGTCgacttatttttagtttgtcaGTTGATAAGATTTTGTAGGCTTTGCATACACATGTGCACTCCTCGAAAGCCTGAAACctgttaattgttgttggtgtgggtgacATAGTATCCAACAAGCAATTGTAAACAAGCTACCAAACACgctaggtaacattataattgctaaaatagcggactcacggaaaaaaaatcatgttatcatcttgctttttttttgttatgactaattactcagcgtcggcagcattaaagcaaaaataaccacttcatccgatgtttttgaataaaatagcctaaaCAGCCGACTTACTAGAGCTCCTCTCAACTAACGTCTGTcttctctcccgccggcgccgccaGATTTCTGATTTCTACACGCAcgagtgtgacgtgcgcggtggaccaaaccactgtgaggcaagggagaggtgactcaaaatgtttctaaacttaaaacgcctgtttgcgtttgtattgctttacttcttacacaattattttaaggatatatcatttatttacaatacttagagtggtttttaattatattttttggggCACTTAGATAGGGGGGGTCATGTCCCTCCCGTCCCTCCCGCGATTTATGCCCCtgggggtacgcagaaggatggtaatcccttcagggggtactccaagctaaaaagtttgggaaccactgctgtacatgaatataataaatattgtattttgAAGCACATTTAGAGGATGAAGGCCATGAATTAAAAGTTACAAGTGGCTTTTCCATGGTAAAACAGGGATATTTTactagttttatttatttattaatttattttattttatttttataataaattacaaaatgactcttattttgtatttaCAAAATTTGTAACAGTAATTTATTGTAAAAGCACATATATTGTCTTGTTGAAGATAATATAGATTTTCACCTTAAATTATATGCTAATTTAtactttttactttaaaaaatatttaatttttttttcagtaatataaaatattataaacaacCACACTAAGCATGGCCAatgtttaataacaacaaatttaaataatacattttaatgtatattaattaataaaatgattacatttaaataatagtaATACTTTTTAACTAGATTTTCTGTGCTATTTATCCACATATGACTCAAAAAAGAATTTCTATTCTTTTACTTTAAAAATCTGATCATATTATTTAGTAGACTCCCTGTAGATTCAAGCTCACATTTGGTTGTATAATCATTATCGACTCTTTGGGGTGACGTTTATTTCCCACATGCTCTTTCAGTGCAGAGCCAAGAAGCAATGCATCTGTCACTATTGTCTGTCTGCATTCATACTGAAGAATGAGAGTCATAACTTACATGTCCGTGTCCCACCGCTTCTACAGGATGAACtctcatgatgatgatgaggaagTGGCCCGGGAGCGTCGGAGACGAGCCCGTCAGGAACGCCTGCGCAATATGGAGAATGATGAGTCAAGTAGTACTACAACAGAAACGAACAGGTAGATCCATCCAAAACCagtttttcatgcattttgtaataaaaaaaaaaaagctgtcgTATTACGGAGCCCTGCACATGGTAAGcgggaaatatatatataaatattgtggCCACAAATCATTCCCTCATTTTAGTTAAACGTGGCTACAAATTAAGAATTTGTTCCTTTGTTTTACTAAAACGTGACCACATTGTAATAATTTGTTTCCTTATTTTAGTTAAATCAAAACCAGAGAATGAATTAGTACAACATGgccatgatttactaaaacaagaGAATTAATGAATGAGTCGTGGGAATTATTAATATCTAAAAATGATAGAACAAAGGCCACAATTTACTTAATggttaatgttgttgttttcagTACAGAGACGTCCTCATTGATCACCAGTTCTGCACCAAATGAGGATGATGAACAGACTCTCTTGGAAAGGATCGCCAAGAGAGAGGAGCGGAGACAGAAAAGGATGAAGGAAGCTTTGGAGAGACAGAAGGAAATTGATCCCACCATCACTGATGAAACTGTCACCGCCGCCACAGAGGACGAGCCAAGTCATAGAAACGACAAACAAGAGTCCTCCCAAAATGAGGTTCCTTCAACAGAAACCAATTCCTGGAAGGAAAAGGAAGAGATGAAAGAGGAGGAAAAGACAGAAGAAAGCAATGTGGAGTATGAGGAGACAATCACAGTAAAGGAGGATCCGATGTCATTCACAGCAGCAGACGAACCCAAAGAATCTTCTGAGAAGATAGACAAACCAGAAGAGGAAGAAAGACCACAGAGGTCCTACCTCAGAGAACAGGTCATTtcctcaacatttttttttgctgtcatTCCATCTTATGATGAAGTTTCAGTACATTAGTGATGCATTTCATGTGGTTTCGGCATTATTAGTTTATTCTGACACTTCCGTTGTTACAGGAATCCATGGAGGAGAAACCCAAAGAACCAGAGGCACCAAATGAGGTATGAGGTTCTTAACAACGGTTTATAACAAAAAATTGGTGGATTGGCTTTTGAATTGATTTATTTGTCTGAAATTATTTCTATATTCTAGGAAGAATCTGTCAGTGAAAATATAGAGACTAAAGAACAAACAAATGCAGATTTAGCAAGTGCAgatttagaaaataaaaaggTAGAAGCTGAAAGTCTGATATTAACAAAAGAACCAGCAAAAGAGGATAAAATAGAGGTGGAAGTCTTAGTGGAGCCAGCTACACCACAGATTGAGAAGGAAGAACAGGTGGAGAAAGAAGAACATGTAAAGGAACCTGAAGAAAAACTTGTGGAGGTGAAGGTTCAAATACAAGATGAAGCTCCAGAGAAGAAGGAGGCTGAAAAACCTATGAAAGAGCAAGAGAAACCCCATGTAGCTGTTGAAGAAACGCCCAAAATATCATTTAGGGAAGTTGAGGTGAAGGCCAAAACCCCCAAGAAAGAAGAGGAGAAACCACAACTGAAGAAGGAGGTTGAAGAAAAACCATCAACTCAAAAGAAGAAGGTTGAGGAGAAACCTGTGACTCCAAAGAAAGAGGTTGAGGAAAAGCCTAAATGGAAGAAAGAGGCTGAAGAAGCGAAGGCCAAACTTGAAGAAAAAGTCAAATCAAAGAAAGAGGTATTCACCTCTTACCCTGAGTGATGCATAGAAATCGCAGACGTATGCACAGCTCACGCTTTTAATGCGCTTTTCGGTTTGACTGGATGGACACAGCGTGAATCTCATGAAACCTGTGAAGAACATGTCCAGGTCATTTCACCCTATAAAGGATTTTTCATTCTCATTAACATAATgtgaaaattttaaaaaaacctttttttatttttatttttttttcatgcataatataattatttatttttccaattgATTTTGTGGTGAAATGTCACCTGGACATGTTTTCATAAGATTAACCCATTTACGATCACGTTACTTTGCTTTATACATGTATATGCAATTCTGAAAATGCAATATTTGTGTCAAAACTGCCTAGTGTTGCTCTGTTTTTGCATGCAGTGTGGTCAATTCTCCATGCAATACCCACTGAATGCTATGTTAGAAAAAAATCACTTGTTAAATCTAATAACAGAAATTAAAAGCCTGTTTTTGTCTCTTTAGGTTGTGGAGGAAAAGACGAAACCTTCCTTGTTACGTGACAAAGTAAGTTAATGGTGCAAATAGCATCACAGCTCTACCAGAAAGTTTGTGTTTGACAGAAGGGCAGCTCAACctgagaataaaataataaatctcATTCATTTTTTCTCCATTCAAAGCTGAAAGTGTCGACAAAACCACAAGATGTAGCTGATAGCACCGCCAAAGCCAAGAAACCAGAGAAGACACTAAGGCACAGAGAGATGAATTTGTCATTTCACAACTGATTCTATTTGCACTTTTGTTTTTGGAGAGCCACAATGAGTATAAAGCTATTTTTTCTTCACATTTTAGTCCATCAAGCTTGCGTTCTCCTGAAACAGAGAAGCAGGATCCCATCGCCAAGCTGGAGGCAGAACGCAAGCTGCAGGAGCTGAAGCGCCGGCGGAACGAGACTGACAGCGAGGTGCTGGAGAAGATGAAGCAGAAGCAGCAAATGGCCGAGGCCGAGCTGGAGGAGCTGAAGAAGAAGAGGGAGGAGAGGAAGAAGATtctggaggaggaggagaagcaGAAGAAACAGCAGCTGGCAGAAAAGAAAGCCAAAGAGgaggtaaaaaaaaagatacaagtATGACTTTAATTTGCGTGCTAATTCTACTTACAGTACTGCTCTGCTGGTGGGAAAGTATGTGCTTTTAAGTATATGTTCAAAATACTTGATaatagggttgtcaaaagtaccgacttaggtaccggtactgaaattttaaaaatgtgttgataccagcatttccccctagcattttgagtgctgttgagcggattcttaatgacctctgattggccattgtgttcacatgcttaACAGATACGTCTGTGATtcgctacaatgatcaacgcttcaaaaacattcaccaagcacttacacagatacacacaggagcatttgaaagcatcCGTCTATCAGCGGatatacaaacccaattccaaaaaagttggggcactgtacaaattgtgaataaaaaaggaatgcaataatttacaaatctcataaacttatattttattcacaatagaatatagataacatatcaaatgttgaaagtgagacattttgaaatttcaTGCTAAAtactggctcattttggatttcatgagagttacacattccaaaaaagttgggacaggtagcaataagaggccgaaAAAGTTTAATGTACATacaaggaacagctggaggaccaatttgcaacttattaggtcaattggcaacatgattgggtataaaaagagcctctcagagtggtagtgtctctcagaagtcaagatgggcagaggatcaccaattctcctaatgctgtggcgaaaaatagtggagcaatatcagaaaggagtttctcagagaaaaattg from Chanodichthys erythropterus isolate Z2021 chromosome 24, ASM2448905v1, whole genome shotgun sequence includes these protein-coding regions:
- the cald1b gene encoding caldesmon 1b isoform X1, which gives rise to MDEDFDFERRRELRRQKREEMQREAEKMNSHDDDEEVARERRRRARQERLRNMENDESSSTTTETNSTETSSLITSSAPNEDDEQTLLERIAKREERRQKRMKEALERQKEIDPTITDETVTAATEDEPSHRNDKQESSQNEVPSTETNSWKEKEEMKEEEKTEESNVEYEETITVKEDPMSFTAADEPKESSEKIDKPEEEERPQRSYLREQESMEEKPKEPEAPNEEESVSENIETKEQTNADLASADLENKKVEAESLILTKEPAKEDKIEVEVLVEPATPQIEKEEQVEKEEHVKEPEEKLVEVKVQIQDEAPEKKEAEKPMKEQEKPHVAVEETPKISFREVEVKAKTPKKEEEKPQLKKEVEEKPSTQKKKVEEKPVTPKKEVEEKPKWKKEAEEAKAKLEEKVKSKKEVVEEKTKPSLLRDKLKVSTKPQDVADSTAKAKKPEKTLSPSSLRSPETEKQDPIAKLEAERKLQELKRRRNETDSEVLEKMKQKQQMAEAELEELKKKREERKKILEEEEKQKKQQLAEKKAKEEEERRKMKEEIERRRAEAAEKKKMKEESKEGSKAPFIAPKGASAKIGEKAEFLNKSALKSPVKTSHTPLVCKIGNRLEQYTSAVQTKEVTRSPKSPVDVPVAEGLRSIKSMWEKGNVVNPTTSPASPPAVTKETAGLNIGVAGRINSWKTKTPEPKPTQPKPAPEPEKPPPKTDQKPADVTKPRGPWETKGSTPTKVFAAKSKYVTNGTRK
- the cald1b gene encoding caldesmon 1b isoform X2; the encoded protein is MDEDFDFERRRELRRQKREEMQREAEKMNSHDDDEEVARERRRRARQERLRNMENDESSSTTTETNSTETSSLITSSAPNEDDEQTLLERIAKREERRQKRMKEALERQKEIDPTITDETVTAATEDEPSHRNDKQESSQNEVPSTETNSWKEKEEMKEEEKTEESNVEYEETITVKEDPMSFTAADEPKESSEKIDKPEEEERPQRSYLREQESMEEKPKEPEAPNEVVEEKTKPSLLRDKLKVSTKPQDVADSTAKAKKPEKTLSPSSLRSPETEKQDPIAKLEAERKLQELKRRRNETDSEVLEKMKQKQQMAEAELEELKKKREERKKILEEEEKQKKQQLAEKKAKEEEERRKMKEEIERRRAEAAEKKKMKEESKEGSKAPFIAPKGASAKIGEKAEFLNKSALKSPVKTSHTPLVCKIGNRLEQYTSAVQTKEVTRSPKSPVDVPVAEGLRSIKSMWEKGNVVNPTTSPASPPAVTKETAGLNIGVAGRINSWKTKTPEPKPTQPKPAPEPEKPPPKTDQKPADVTKPRGPWETKGSTPTKVFAAKSKYVTNGTRK